A genomic stretch from Acetobacter ascendens includes:
- a CDS encoding 16S rRNA (uracil(1498)-N(3))-methyltransferase produces the protein MVVTDATAHLPRLYNAPEILGDAQTGLTLQIAPDQARYLGTVLRKKAGDHVRIFNAESGEWLARITEIRKDKGFFELERQLRPPTQQPALILAFALLKRDATDLVLRMGTELGVTHFVPLITERTNTHRINPDRLHAIATEATEQCERFDVPEIESPRSFTDFLASWPQEHRLFAAVERGENRAIHTPTLLPNAHAGDGFLVGPEGGLSDRECQMMLKYSCITPISLGPLVLRADTAVAAGLALLGCGLRSAAVLSQ, from the coding sequence ATGGTTGTAACAGATGCCACTGCGCACCTTCCGCGCCTTTATAATGCTCCAGAAATACTGGGGGACGCTCAAACAGGCCTAACGCTACAAATTGCGCCAGATCAGGCCCGCTATCTGGGCACTGTGCTGCGCAAAAAAGCCGGAGACCACGTACGTATCTTCAATGCAGAAAGTGGGGAGTGGCTGGCACGCATTACGGAAATCCGGAAGGATAAAGGCTTTTTTGAGCTGGAACGCCAGCTCCGCCCCCCCACGCAGCAACCTGCCTTGATTTTGGCCTTTGCCTTGCTCAAGCGCGATGCCACAGATCTGGTTTTACGTATGGGCACAGAACTGGGTGTTACGCACTTTGTGCCCCTTATAACCGAACGCACCAATACACACCGCATCAACCCAGACCGTCTGCACGCCATTGCCACTGAAGCCACAGAGCAATGTGAGCGCTTTGATGTGCCAGAAATAGAGTCTCCGCGGTCATTCACAGATTTTCTGGCAAGCTGGCCGCAAGAACATCGGCTGTTTGCCGCCGTAGAGCGTGGAGAGAACCGGGCAATACATACCCCCACCTTGCTGCCCAATGCGCATGCAGGTGATGGTTTTTTGGTTGGCCCTGAAGGTGGCCTAAGTGATAGGGAATGCCAGATGATGCTAAAATATTCTTGCATCACCCCAATATCCTTAGGCCCATTGGTGCTGCGGGCTGATACAGCCGTGGCTGCCGGGCTTGCTCTTCTCGGCTGCGGCTTGCGTTCGGCTGCTGTTTTGTCACAATAA
- a CDS encoding glutamate--cysteine ligase gives MSNPGASDETPARTVAQLAEVLAQGCKPRAAWRIGTEHEKFGFLRPEAVKEGQKAYSAPLYAPNGIEALLKGLQKFEPDDWTSVLDNNNIIGLKGRGDAAGAAISLEPAGQFELSGAPLRTLHETAEELTAHFDAVRPIARELGLGFAPLGFHPTATRAELPWMPKSRYAIMREYMPKVGSMGLDMMQRTCTVQVNLDFGSEQDMVRKMRVSMALQPVATALFANSPFVEGKPNNILSNRAQVWTDTDNARSGMPACVFEDDFSFERYVEWVLDVPMYFIMRDGKMRNVAGRSFRAWMNGERQDGLEDVTPTIGDFEDHITTAFPDVRLKQFLEMRGADAGSPEMMLALSTLWTGVLYDDAALESAWGLVKSHPWEDYVKLREIVPLMGLDTPWGEGTVRDLAAQMIAIAMDGLQGRDMTDESGQTEWVYLAPLTSLVAGAPTQAERWLERYYGAWMGDVSRIFLEAEV, from the coding sequence ATGTCCAACCCCGGCGCATCAGATGAAACCCCTGCCCGCACCGTTGCACAGCTGGCCGAAGTGCTTGCGCAGGGATGCAAGCCGCGTGCCGCATGGCGGATTGGCACGGAACACGAAAAATTCGGCTTTCTGCGCCCAGAAGCCGTAAAGGAAGGGCAGAAAGCCTATTCTGCCCCACTTTATGCCCCCAATGGCATTGAAGCCCTGCTCAAAGGTCTGCAGAAGTTTGAGCCAGATGATTGGACATCTGTTCTCGACAATAACAACATCATCGGCCTGAAGGGGCGTGGCGATGCCGCTGGTGCCGCTATCTCCCTTGAGCCTGCTGGGCAGTTTGAACTTTCTGGCGCCCCTTTGCGCACCCTGCACGAAACAGCAGAAGAACTGACAGCGCATTTTGATGCCGTGCGCCCGATTGCGCGTGAACTGGGGCTGGGCTTTGCACCTTTGGGCTTTCACCCCACGGCCACGCGGGCAGAACTACCGTGGATGCCCAAATCCCGCTACGCCATTATGCGCGAATACATGCCCAAAGTTGGCTCAATGGGCTTGGACATGATGCAGCGTACCTGCACCGTGCAGGTTAATCTGGATTTTGGGTCTGAGCAGGACATGGTGCGCAAAATGCGTGTTTCCATGGCGCTGCAACCTGTAGCCACAGCCCTGTTTGCCAATTCTCCTTTTGTGGAAGGCAAGCCCAACAACATCCTCTCCAACCGCGCACAGGTTTGGACAGATACGGATAACGCACGTTCTGGCATGCCTGCTTGTGTGTTTGAAGATGACTTCAGCTTTGAACGCTACGTGGAATGGGTGCTGGATGTGCCCATGTATTTCATTATGCGTGATGGCAAAATGCGCAATGTGGCCGGCCGCTCCTTCCGCGCATGGATGAATGGTGAACGGCAGGACGGGCTGGAAGATGTAACCCCCACCATTGGGGATTTTGAAGACCATATTACAACAGCCTTCCCCGATGTGCGGCTCAAGCAATTTTTGGAAATGCGCGGCGCAGATGCAGGCTCACCAGAAATGATGCTGGCTCTTTCCACTTTGTGGACGGGTGTTTTGTATGATGATGCTGCGCTAGAATCCGCTTGGGGACTCGTAAAATCCCACCCTTGGGAAGACTACGTAAAGCTGCGCGAGATTGTGCCACTTATGGGGCTGGATACGCCTTGGGGTGAAGGCACTGTGCGCGATCTGGCCGCACAGATGATTGCCATTGCCATGGACGGCCTACAGGGCCGGGACATGACGGATGAAAGCGGACAGACAGAATGGGTTTATCTTGCCCCCCTCACCTCTTTGGTGGCAGGCGCACCCACACAGGCTGAACGTTGGCTGGAACGTTATTATGGCGCGTGGATGGGGGATGTCAGCCGCATCTTCCTTGAAGCGGAAGTCTGA
- a CDS encoding MFS transporter, translating into MTQLPTSQSAPVVDGLHGAARNMAMLAVALSVFLALLDYAIANVALPDIARDLNASSSSSIWVVNAYQMASLVSLLPLAALGSRVGFARLCQVGIIIFMVSSLFCATATSLPILAGARVLQGIGGACIMSVNIALVQFIYPHAEIGRGIALNGVVVALGVALGPTAAAAILTIGSWPWLFWINLPFGALALGMAFYALPKVPRTSGSLDITGSILCMLAFGASVMGGDGLAHSQNTAISCALLLAGLAAGVLLVRREAEAPQPILPVDLLKNPEFAVAFITGFCGFVASNFYIISMPFTLHNTLGLSSAATGLLITPWPLGIMCAAPLIRRVADKVSAGVLSSIGLSTTALGFFLLWLLPAHPSVWDIAWRTGVAGWGFGFFQPPNNRAMMVAAPHTRAGGASGMVQVARQAGQTLGAMGVAAFFTWFAQGATQKCLLMAGCVALFAATLSASRLFLNTKKAA; encoded by the coding sequence ATGACACAGCTCCCCACTTCTCAGTCTGCACCCGTGGTGGATGGGCTTCATGGAGCGGCCCGCAATATGGCCATGCTGGCTGTGGCGCTTTCTGTTTTTCTGGCATTGCTGGATTACGCCATTGCAAACGTTGCGCTGCCCGATATTGCGCGGGATTTAAACGCTTCCTCATCTTCGTCCATCTGGGTTGTAAATGCCTATCAGATGGCCAGTCTGGTTTCTCTGCTACCGCTGGCAGCGTTGGGTAGCCGGGTGGGGTTTGCCCGGCTTTGTCAGGTTGGAATCATCATTTTCATGGTGTCATCCCTGTTCTGCGCCACGGCCACCAGCTTGCCTATTTTGGCAGGTGCGCGTGTGTTGCAGGGTATTGGCGGCGCCTGCATTATGAGTGTGAATATCGCGCTGGTGCAGTTTATTTACCCTCATGCAGAAATTGGGCGCGGTATTGCTCTCAATGGTGTTGTGGTGGCGCTTGGGGTGGCCTTGGGGCCAACGGCTGCTGCGGCTATTCTCACCATAGGGTCTTGGCCGTGGCTGTTCTGGATTAACCTGCCATTTGGGGCTTTGGCTCTGGGCATGGCCTTTTATGCGTTACCTAAAGTGCCACGCACTTCTGGCTCGTTGGATATTACAGGCAGTATATTGTGCATGCTGGCTTTTGGGGCCTCCGTAATGGGGGGAGATGGGCTGGCACATTCCCAAAATACAGCCATTTCTTGTGCATTACTGTTGGCAGGGCTTGCCGCCGGAGTGCTGCTGGTGCGGCGTGAGGCAGAAGCTCCTCAGCCCATTTTGCCTGTTGATCTGCTGAAAAATCCAGAATTCGCAGTGGCCTTTATCACCGGGTTCTGTGGCTTTGTGGCCTCTAATTTTTACATCATTTCTATGCCGTTTACGTTGCACAACACTCTTGGCCTTAGTTCGGCCGCCACGGGTTTGCTTATTACGCCGTGGCCGTTGGGTATTATGTGTGCAGCGCCATTGATCCGGCGCGTGGCAGATAAGGTTTCTGCAGGTGTGCTGTCTTCCATTGGGTTGAGCACAACGGCACTGGGTTTCTTTTTGCTGTGGCTTCTGCCTGCTCATCCTTCTGTGTGGGATATTGCATGGCGCACAGGCGTAGCGGGTTGGGGGTTTGGTTTTTTTCAGCCCCCTAATAATCGGGCCATGATGGTGGCTGCGCCTCATACACGGGCTGGTGGTGCCAGTGGCATGGTGCAGGTTGCACGCCAAGCTGGGCAGACTTTGGGGGCTATGGGGGTTGCGGCCTTTTTTACGTGGTTTGCACAAGGGGCCACACAAAAGTGCTTGCTTATGGCCGGATGCGTGGCGCTGTTTGCTGCCACGCTAAGTGCAAGCCGTTTGTTTCTGAATACAAAAAAAGCAGCCTGA
- the der gene encoding ribosome biogenesis GTPase Der, whose product MRPPPPLPTGDMPVVVIAGRPNVGKSTLFNRLVGRRQALVADTPGVTRDRKEGVALIRGRYVRLIDTAGLEEAAPESLFGRMRFSSESAVREADLVLFCVDARAGITPADEHFAQWIRRQNHPVLLIANKSEGRLGAASAMEAYALGLGEPLALSAEHGEGVTDLMWEIADRLPAEPEHEAEPEIEAADDFAVEEGEEPPRPTGPLRVAIVGRPNAGKSTLMNALLGEERMITGPEAGLTRDSIAVTLKDGDDTFEIVDTAGLRKKARIDESLEKMSVSAAIEALKMAEVAVLVLDATLGVHEQDLQIARLIEREGRACVLALNKWDAVQDRTATRNAILDRLSISLAQMRGVPVVTFSALTGASIHKLLPAVRDAWTVWNARVPTGALNRWFEEMLERHQPPLVQGRRLKLRYITQVKSRPPTFVIFGTRTEQLPDDYKRYLVNGLRETFDLPGVPIRLQTRGTKNPYADS is encoded by the coding sequence ATGCGCCCACCTCCGCCGCTTCCTACGGGGGATATGCCTGTTGTTGTTATTGCAGGTCGGCCAAACGTTGGTAAATCCACGCTGTTTAACCGCCTTGTTGGGCGCAGGCAGGCACTTGTGGCAGATACGCCCGGTGTAACTCGAGACCGCAAGGAAGGTGTGGCCCTTATTCGTGGACGCTACGTGCGGTTGATTGATACAGCAGGGTTGGAAGAAGCAGCCCCCGAAAGCCTATTTGGGCGGATGCGCTTTTCTTCTGAAAGTGCTGTGCGTGAAGCAGATCTGGTGCTGTTTTGCGTAGATGCACGTGCCGGTATTACGCCAGCCGATGAGCATTTTGCACAGTGGATCCGGCGTCAGAACCACCCTGTGTTGTTGATTGCCAATAAATCCGAAGGGCGCCTTGGCGCAGCTTCCGCAATGGAAGCCTATGCTCTGGGTTTGGGTGAACCTCTGGCACTTTCTGCCGAACACGGTGAAGGTGTGACGGATCTGATGTGGGAAATTGCCGATAGGCTGCCCGCAGAGCCGGAACATGAGGCAGAACCTGAAATTGAAGCAGCAGATGATTTTGCTGTGGAAGAAGGGGAAGAACCTCCGCGCCCAACAGGCCCGTTGCGTGTGGCTATTGTGGGCCGCCCCAATGCTGGCAAATCTACGCTCATGAATGCCCTGTTGGGTGAAGAGCGTATGATTACCGGCCCAGAAGCAGGACTTACGCGTGATTCCATTGCCGTTACGTTGAAAGATGGCGATGATACGTTTGAAATTGTAGATACGGCTGGTTTGCGCAAAAAAGCGCGCATCGATGAATCTCTGGAAAAAATGTCCGTTTCGGCTGCTATTGAAGCACTGAAAATGGCAGAAGTGGCCGTGCTGGTGCTGGATGCCACATTGGGCGTGCATGAGCAGGATTTGCAGATTGCCCGTTTGATTGAGCGTGAAGGCCGTGCCTGCGTATTGGCCCTGAACAAATGGGATGCCGTGCAGGATCGGACAGCCACGCGCAATGCGATTCTGGACCGTTTGAGCATTTCTCTGGCCCAGATGCGTGGCGTACCAGTTGTTACTTTTTCCGCACTTACCGGCGCTTCCATTCACAAGCTGCTGCCAGCAGTGCGTGATGCATGGACAGTCTGGAACGCACGTGTGCCCACAGGTGCCCTCAACCGTTGGTTTGAGGAAATGCTGGAACGCCATCAGCCGCCATTGGTGCAGGGGCGCAGGCTGAAACTGCGGTATATCACGCAGGTTAAATCTCGCCCGCCAACGTTTGTTATTTTCGGCACACGGACTGAGCAACTGCCGGATGATTACAAGCGCTACCTTGTAAACGGCCTGCGTGAAACGTTTGATCTGCCGGGTGTGCCTATTCGCTTGCAAACGCGCGGCACCAAAAACCCTTACGCAGATTCCTGA
- a CDS encoding PQQ-binding-like beta-propeller repeat protein encodes MSSNKKSSATRRSGLSRRALLGGAALAPALAGCTMFESDRKPILAGHRTDILSSGSGLMVDPDDHTPITIPPTISVSEWPICGRVSAHTGSNYAWGGLHKRWSKDIGAGISQPDFMAWAALGTLGRGLIPAPPVVQDGRLFVMDAQGVVRAFSWPGMRHIWTYNPRPRKSYSANMGGGLAVDGGVVYIVDGISQTMAVDAATGKVKWKTTNGAPGRSAPTVAGGRVFFGTIDERFFALDSATGRQLWTYTATSVETTVFGQPAPAVDNGIVVAGFGGGDLVAFRVESGEVVWSDMMGNVNSQASTLDLSCVRGLPVIVDSIVYAVSMAQVLAAIDIRTGRRVWERSVASQNNLLCVGDWLFVVSLDQQIACIDRLSGHVRWITQLRRFRRVDVHKDIVTWFGPMLVGSELVCLSSLPENGMVRINPTTGAIISVDSMDAVSFVPPIIVDNQMLIVTNDGNLCSYG; translated from the coding sequence ATGAGCAGCAACAAGAAATCCAGCGCAACCAGACGTTCCGGACTTTCACGCCGAGCCCTGCTAGGAGGCGCCGCATTGGCCCCTGCGCTGGCCGGGTGCACCATGTTTGAGAGTGACAGAAAGCCCATTCTGGCCGGGCACCGCACGGATATTCTGTCTTCCGGCTCTGGGCTGATGGTTGACCCGGACGATCATACGCCCATTACAATCCCACCTACCATTAGTGTTTCGGAATGGCCTATTTGTGGGCGTGTTTCGGCCCATACCGGCAGCAATTATGCTTGGGGCGGGCTGCATAAAAGGTGGAGCAAGGATATCGGGGCCGGTATCTCCCAGCCAGATTTCATGGCATGGGCTGCACTGGGCACTTTGGGCCGCGGGCTTATTCCTGCACCACCTGTTGTGCAGGATGGCCGCCTGTTTGTTATGGATGCCCAAGGCGTTGTGCGTGCTTTTTCCTGGCCCGGCATGCGTCATATCTGGACGTATAATCCACGCCCCAGAAAATCTTACTCTGCCAATATGGGTGGCGGTTTGGCTGTAGATGGCGGTGTGGTCTACATTGTAGACGGCATTTCCCAGACCATGGCGGTGGACGCCGCAACCGGTAAGGTAAAGTGGAAAACCACCAATGGCGCACCGGGGCGTTCTGCTCCAACAGTTGCTGGCGGGCGTGTTTTCTTTGGCACAATTGATGAGCGGTTTTTCGCGTTGGATTCCGCCACAGGCCGCCAGTTGTGGACGTATACGGCCACATCTGTTGAAACCACCGTGTTTGGCCAGCCTGCCCCTGCTGTAGATAACGGCATTGTGGTGGCCGGGTTTGGTGGGGGCGATCTTGTTGCTTTCCGAGTGGAAAGTGGTGAGGTTGTCTGGAGTGACATGATGGGTAACGTCAACAGTCAGGCCAGCACGCTGGATCTGTCCTGTGTGCGTGGGTTGCCTGTTATTGTTGATAGCATTGTGTATGCCGTAAGCATGGCGCAGGTGTTGGCTGCCATTGATATCCGCACAGGCCGCCGTGTGTGGGAACGCTCGGTTGCCAGCCAGAACAACCTGCTATGCGTGGGGGATTGGCTTTTTGTGGTCTCGCTAGACCAGCAGATTGCATGTATTGACCGTCTTTCTGGCCATGTACGCTGGATTACACAGCTACGCCGCTTCCGGCGGGTGGATGTGCACAAAGATATCGTAACCTGGTTTGGCCCCATGCTGGTGGGCAGCGAACTGGTTTGTCTGAGCTCTCTGCCAGAAAATGGTATGGTGCGGATTAACCCGACAACAGGTGCAATTATATCAGTAGACAGCATGGATGCCGTTTCTTTCGTGCCGCCAATTATCGTAGATAACCAGATGCTGATCGTGACAAACGACGGGAACCTTTGCTCTTATGGCTGA
- a CDS encoding tetratricopeptide repeat protein, giving the protein MAEDLFKEVDEEMQAERLRMAAKRYAGAGIGLIVAVLAGIGAWSWHVSSQKSQALEATGTYLTALRQTDHLPSTPSSGTVDLTTTAQAGLASLQKLASSDAKGVAVLARLQEGGVQAARGDVKGALAAWDAVQKDPNADSALRDLATLLWCQKQLDTGEPATLRSRLALLTGKGKPWNGLAMEALAVLDVREGHVAEARQKFAALQAAQDVPQGVRNRAQDMMQALDPTAG; this is encoded by the coding sequence GTGGCAGAGGATCTTTTCAAGGAAGTTGATGAGGAAATGCAGGCCGAGCGTCTGCGTATGGCCGCAAAACGCTATGCCGGTGCGGGTATTGGGCTGATTGTGGCCGTGCTTGCGGGCATTGGTGCGTGGTCTTGGCATGTTTCCAGCCAGAAATCTCAGGCATTGGAAGCTACAGGAACGTATCTTACGGCCTTGCGGCAGACAGATCATCTGCCCTCAACTCCTTCATCAGGCACGGTAGATCTCACCACTACCGCGCAGGCGGGTTTGGCCTCGTTACAGAAATTGGCATCTTCCGATGCAAAAGGCGTGGCTGTTCTGGCCCGTTTGCAGGAAGGTGGCGTGCAGGCGGCGCGGGGTGATGTAAAAGGTGCACTGGCTGCATGGGATGCCGTGCAGAAAGACCCCAACGCAGATTCTGCGCTGCGTGATCTGGCAACCTTGCTGTGGTGCCAAAAACAGTTGGATACCGGAGAGCCCGCTACACTGCGCTCCCGTCTTGCGCTGCTTACAGGCAAAGGCAAGCCGTGGAATGGTCTGGCCATGGAAGCCTTGGCTGTTCTGGATGTGCGCGAAGGGCATGTGGCAGAGGCCCGGCAGAAATTTGCAGCGCTACAGGCTGCGCAGGATGTTCCTCAGGGCGTACGCAACCGGGCGCAGGATATGATGCAGGCCCTTGATCCGACAGCAGGCTAA